The window GTGGACATAATGACGtgtatttggggggggggggggtaggagaGAGGGACATTTTTTTGGCTTAAATTTAGGAGTATGGGgagttatcagatgagtggtaaaaaaATGGTAGCTATAggaagtaaatatgttatattttagctactaaatataattattgtaaagtttagttatgttccataaataggtaataatataagctatgccaagtaaatttacaactattttcctctctttgagataaaacaatagcaatatttaagcatcagttgatactttgaattatAGTTCGATTaacttaaaggtgtaaaatattctattgataatgtatgtagattggacctaaacaataattatttatttatttttttatcaaattttgatttggataattctaattcaaattattaaattatttttacatgtttaaaacgaaacaaagtagaaatttgattttctattgaaacgaacaacaacaacaacaagaagaacaagcccagtataatcccatcatgtggggtctagggagggtagagtgtacgcagacctaaccctcACCTTGAAGGTAAGgcagctgtttccgaaagaccctcggctcaagagaggaaaacaagacaaaaggtcagataggaccagtatatcgaaaacaatatgaaaacaaggaataactaAAGCGAGAAAGTCAaggtagaacagtccggaaagaaaggagcattaactactatagataaataagataaccaaagtgcaatgacccaacaaatataagcagcaatcaaatgcagaaatgaAATGGCAATAAATAAATTAGCAAAACTACAACTgctatggtgaaaggataagccacctagccttctattgAAACGAAGAacaactattttttaatttttggtaaatattcttggtttaactcattttacttgtcatgttgtctttgcacggttttttaaggaaacgtcaattagaattagaatttgactaatttaccttattcattatttgatctccatttaatattattttttcttttacgacattaatctcttttcacatttattagagtaagaataaaaatgaaaaagtaattaaattttatcttattttaaaatatacatattttaagtatatttattttagtgaacataaaaaataaatgacatcgcaaaatagcaaatacaacagctAAATATCTaaattagatctcaggctaatataagaaaagaaaggaaattgtatgatttgactacttaaccttttgaagaaaaacaataatatgaggtccatgttttttgctgtacaataatttcatttgcttccactaatggattgatacgcatgtggcaatgaatccaccattattgacttaatgggggtatgattttttaatatggggtgcacattttctttttttaatatggggtccatttttttttttttgatattgcttaatttttttaatatggggttcatctttttttttttttacatgagtttggagatggtagatttcacttttttttctttatattgcttggtgttttcAGATTGGGGCCCAccttatcttcttcttcttctttttttttttatttttttttatttttttatttttttaaggtgATTAACGACACGCATGGAtaaaacccatgcttctatatagtagtaatgttCGTCAACATTGGACATTGTTGATTTAGCCATATCACCTCTTGAATGTTGATGTCGAATAGGCTTAGGAGATGTTGACATTGTCGATTTAAGACTTGAACCCATTTTCTCGGTTTTCTCTTCATCTTCTTGCTTAGAATTCTTTCAAGTAAAGGTTAAATACCATTCTTAACATCATATCtattatttattgtaattttattaaattttatacataaatttattTTTTGCGTCGAAAATGTTGAGTTTAGATAAATTCGATACGGTAACGGTGGATTCGCCCCTATCCATGGCAGAGAATACTACCTTACACCGATCACTGCCGACTATTTTCGCGTCCTAGCTTATTGAATATGCGTCATTAAGCAAATATTTTTTTGTCATCACATTTTGTAAATTCAAACGTTGCTATTATTTTATGGATAtaatattaattttttatttatgtgttatatatattttttaaaaatacataTTGGTCACATTCATATATTGACAGACCGTGTTAATTATTAAGTGTTCAAATATcttaataattaattatgtatttCGATTCAAACATCTTAatattaaaaaaaggaaaaaggtgCAAATACATCCCTCAACTTTGCGCTGTAGAGCAGATATACCTCTCGTTTAAAAAGTGGGGCATATATACCTCTGCTGTTAAGCAAATGGTGGAAATATACCCTTTTgactgacattttttttttttgaccatGCATctcattttttaattaaaaaatgtcatgtgattttaaaaacataagtgtacccatattttttttaaagccatgtgGTAATTTTTTTTCTCTGGTGGGTCgcgtctggttcgtttaaaaacatgggtagactttttttttaaaagccatGGAGATATTGTTTAAACGAACTAGACAATCCACTAGAAAAAGCTACTACACATGGCTTaaaaataagtctactaaaaaaatgggtagacttttttttttttaaagccacaaagatatttttttaaacgaactagACAACCCACTAGAAAAAGTTGCTacatggctttaaaaaaataagtctactaaaaCAAATGGgtgaattattttttttggatagagttattttttaaagccacgtaatgttttttttattaactacataatttattttaaaaaaatcgtccgcgaaaaggatatatttgcactatttgtgtaaCTGGCAGAAATATATGTGCACCACTTTATTAACGAGGAGTATATTTGCTCTACATTGCAAAGTTGAGGGATATATTTGCACTTTTaatcttaaaaaaataaaaataaaaaacaaacaagGCCTAAGCCTGACAACAGGCTGACCTGTTTGAAAAGAACAATTGAAAATGTTAATGAAATTCTCTTGGAAAAAGACAGCATAGCAGTCACAAGTTCCTCACTATTACTCTTAAAATACATTTGACTTGTGCTTGGCAAGGTTGTATTTGTTGCTTTGTGAAGAATGCATGGTGCACGTTTTCTAGACGAGTCTTTTGCTAATCGACAATTAGTAACAGATTTCCCTCGAGTATGGATTTATGTGACATTTTCTAAAACTAGCCTCACATTATCAAAGACCTTTACGAAGTTCCATACTCTGAAAATCTTTAAATcgttaataataaaaaatactaACGAGTGGGATATCGTGATGATTATTAATTGAATATAATATTCATTGATCTATAAAATTACTTAGGCTATACTAATCGAGTAGATAACTATAAGAATGGATTGGATCgaaatgatttttctattgaaGCTCTTTATGTCTGTATTAATTTCTGAACGCACGTAATCTCtatagccaattttttttttccgcatTTCCGATTCGAAAGAAATGCAGCCATACACTAAAAACACCATTAGACATGTTAAAGATCATACGTTAGTACAAATTCTTTAGCCATTGTTATCTTTTCATCCTTAAATTATGTAACTAAGAGttgagacaattttgaacacttTGGACCGCTTAAACTAATATTTGCATTTGTTTAGGATATTCAAaaattaatatatgtacataaatacataaaatcTATCCTATATTTACACTGTAACTTTTTACCGAGGGCATGTGATGTTCTTGTGCGATTTGAAAAATTTATGAAAAATGTCCTATACATGTAAATTTTTCTTCAAAAAGAAGAATATGATACCAATTAGCAATACATCGTCAAAAACTAATAGTGGATACACCGACTAAAATTTCTGAATCCGTAATTGAATACTCTTTAACCAAAGGATGATTATGACGCCTGCTACAAAAATAGAAATCTGTTGTAAATGGCAAAATAGCTAGTGAACCTAAAGTTTAGTTTAATTTAAATTCTATCCCACATTCATGAATATGATTCACAGTACATCATAATTAAATGACATATGCCATTTTAAAGTAAAGAATATTTTCTTTCCCATGTATAGATACTTGTCAGACTTTAATAATGATTCATTTAATATTTGAATGCCTTGATGAGTATGAATTTGAACGTTATTTCCACTAATATATTAAATACAATGCCATCCTCTGCGTAACAACCAATAAATCACTAATTGAGCAATAACTCCATCTGGCATATTTTTCATAAGTCCTGTAGCAGAGCTAGCAAATGGGAATACCGTTCAAAATACAGAACTAAGATTATTGGAATCAAAACTCATTTACTGAAAATAATAGAACAGAAAAAGAGAGTAAACCAGGATAATTGAAACTCCCTCTAGTCccaaaaaataattttggaaattaaatttatttcaaaatatttaatGTTTTAGAAAAAATGTAGAAGTAATTTATAATGGGTTTTTCCAATCTATCCTTACTGATTCAATTAGTGTTAATTAAATGAGACGTTTAAAGGAGAAATAAAGGGTAGTTTAGATAAATATTCTAATGGGAAAGACTATGAAATTATCTTTCTCAAGAAATGTgcggaaaaaaaataaaatacaaacacATACTAGCACTCAACGCTTGCActaaaccaaacaactgaacCTTAGTAGTTACTCGCTCCATCCCAATTTAatgttcttttctttttagtcaatCTAAAAAATAATGACATGTTTCTATATTtagaacaatttaactttaaacttcccaTTTCGCTTAATGAAATAGTTTGTAATCATAAAAAAATATAcgacttattttagatcacaagctTCAAAAGTCTTCCAtttttctcttaaattttgtgcccagtcaaacaccttcacataactTGGGATAGAGGGAATACAAATTAAAGTGAAAAAGATTATCATCACTTAACCATGGTTAAGGTGATAAAAATGTTTATAAAAAATTTACATCTTGCATTCATTGGTTTAATGTAAACATAACTAAACTTttacaataaaaaaataaaaatgatctTTGCTTTACTTTTGCAAAACCTTGTCATTAAGTTTTCTCCTATATAAATCGTGTCTCAAATCACATTCTCTCAACTCTTAAAACTATCAACTCACAAGCACTTCACTCCTCACTTCCACCTCTAGCACCTCACAAAGCAAAGAAAACAAAACTTCAAGacaaacaataacaacacacATACACAAAAACATGTCTAAGTTAAGGTTTTCTTGGTTTTGCATGATGTTTTTCTTGTTAACAAGTTTAGTTCTAGTAAAAGGCGATTATGAATATGATTATGATGATTCATTTGCTCCGGGCGATAATGAAgctccagcaccagcaccagcaccggCACCGTCAAGTGGTGGTGGAGAGAAGAGAGCTTTGGTGCCAGCTTTATTTGCCTTTGGAGACTCTTTGATAGACAGTGGAAACAACAACAAACTTTTCACATTTGCTAAAGCTAATTATTTTCCATATGGAATTGATTTTGGTGGCCCTACTGGACGTTTTTCTAATGGTTACACCATCCTTGATCAGATCGGTAAGTCCTTCCAttcctcacttttttttttgtttttgttttggctGATGTTTTTGTTCTTATTCTTATTGTTGTTATGCTTGATGTTATTGGTGTTATTGTTTGTCTCTTAAATTTTCTTGTTTCTGTGATTTAATGTACATCATTTAACATTTATCACATTTCGTCTCTTTCATTTTTTCAGCTGTTTTTTTGCTAATTCTGGATCACTCTTCCTTTTAGTTTTAGTGTGTTTTCCTTCCGGTCCTTAATCAAAGAAGAAGCggtgttttttttttgggtcaacctttataagcttaaaaataaaattttattggGAATATGATTTTGGTCCAACTTAATCTCAAAAGCTAGCTCATTGGGGAAGTTTGTCCAATTTCATATAAAGAGATCATGTACTCTTGTCCAAGTTCATATAAAAAGATCATGTACTCTTTAAACCCCCCGATGTGAGACACTCGACAATTTTAATATGGGGCCCCAACATCGGAAACAATGAATTGGGTAGcccaagctctgataccatgtaaagaatAGATCTTGAATCTAAATTAACCTCAAAAACTACCTCAAAGGAAATAGGATTGTCCAAGTCATATTAAAGAGACCATGTACCCTTTAACCCACCGATGTGGTACTTTTAACAGTATCTATACTTCTTTTCGTTTTTTGGAAACGTGCTGAAACTGAGAATTGTTCAAACGAGCTTTTTTTGCCAGTTTTTCGTATAGCTTTAAACATTATAAATTATCAATTGTTGTAAATTATAGTCTCTTTTATGTacttttcaaatatgtaaattttattttaatgttTAACCCTCAAAATCTAAacgatgtcacataaattgatatGAGCAAAATATATCGTTTCCGGTTTTCTCCCTGAATTATGATTTATGTCTTGCTTATTTATGGATTTTCAAAGATCATAGACCAACTAATTTCTGAACGTCAAAATGATATAGGACTACTATACAAAAACACGGAAAAAGCACCTAAATAGGAGAGATGAATTTGAAATAGGTCATATATGAATTATGAACTATAAGTGTCAATTTTAGgcatgttattattattattttttgacaCGAAAATGTGTTTCTCTAAGTGATAGAAAGGTTCTATATTCTACGGAAAACATGTGCTTCAATTTGTTTGTTTTAGTTACTATTTGGATAGTCAAAGGATAATTTCTTCGAtcataaaattttcaaatatcttctaaatattttgaattgttagcTATTGTGACatataatactttttatgtagtttttaaatatgcaaattttattttgaaaatattgaAGATTCTATATCCGAATTCACACGGAACGTTAGTTCTAGCCAAACAAATTGAAGCAAAGGGAGTATTAGAAAAAAAGAGCCAGCTATGCATTCGCGGAAAACTTATCTGCAATCATTATTTTAGATCAGTTCATATTAATTTGTCAAAGTTAAATCATAAATTACTTGGAAGATATACACCAATTAACTTTAATTAAGTGATAAATATTTATATGAAAACAATTATCATGCATTTATTGTTTGGTTATGTTGACTTAGCGAGCATAAGGCAAATATAAGATTCATAATTTGATATTCAAAATGTATTGActatttttttcactttatttaagaCCAATGGTAATTAATGCATAATCCAAGTCTTAGAAAATCACATCAGATTTCACATAAGAGCTCTCCCATTTACATTTACAATTAGTGGTGGAGAAGTCCATGGTTCTTCTCTCCCCTTATAGACGATCATATGAAGTTAATTAAACTTTATTTGACTCATTGACTCAAAAGTTCAGTCTCAAGTACTCAATATCTTGATTATCCGATATTAATCGTTACGGGATGTGGATCCAATGTTTTATATTGGTACTTAATTTTAGTGATGTTCTTTTGTGACAATAAGTTCATACTTAGTCTAATAATGGTGATGTTCGAGCTAATTTGTGGGAACATCAATTAATTTATCGAATACATACATGCTACTTCTTGCCTGAAGTTTGGATTCGAATTTTGGTTCTCATAATTGTTTTTCCATACTCTTCGATCGCTAAGCCACTGTTAAGAGATtagtattccctccgtcccataataagtgtcactttagctaaaaacacgcatattaagaaattaataatgcaatgcgaagtttactaaattaccctatgtgataaaaataaattacttttttctCTTTATTAGAGCATGTcagagcatgcacaagtagtaatatttttgacattgggaatcaaACAATACCAACTTACTATGTGGCTTGTCCAGtaatcatttagatgttactttaacttgtcattttttgtctaagggtagaattgaaaaaaattagttaatttatgtcttgatttcctaaggtgacacttattatgggacgaagggagtatatGTGTAGGGCTTAATTGAAGCATTCTCACTGGTGCGATAAAAAAGTATTTACAGAATTTTATATTTATGAgttatataaaggtaaatatgtctGATATACATCAATAATTAGAAGTTAGAATCAATTGATAGTGTAACATATTTTTACTTTGTCTGTAATCTTTAATCACTTGAGTTAGACATGCGTAACGTTTTCTTAAAATTGTATGAAAACTTGCAGCTGACCTTCTCGGATTGCCTCTGCTTCCACCATATTCAGAGCCCTTCAACGTCGATAAAATGCGTTACGGAGTGAACTATGCCTCTGCTGCTGCTGGTATCCTTGATATTACGGGCTTTCACTTTGTAAGTATGTATATTCATCTTATTATTTTCCATACAGGGCATTATAAGAAAACATTAAAGTTATACATGTATACTTATTGAAAATATAAAGATTCTTTTTACAACATCAGTGTAATAAGTTCATCATAGAGAGATTTACTGGTTTTCTTATAAAAAACCTGAAGGTGTAAATATTTCTATACTGTTAGTTCATAGAATTTAAATCCAAATGGTTAAACCACTGTGATGTCAATCTGTAATTAGATCTATTTGTTGAAAACAAAGTTGAAATTGAATTTTGTTTCAACTAATAACAaaagagttaatggtcaaaaacacacctaaactatcagTTTTTTGCGAGTTTCACACTTGAACTATCAGTTGTTTccttttcctacctgaattaTCACCATCTATGTGTTAAAACACACCTAGTTGTGTATATGATAATTCAGGTACAAAaaggaacaactgatagttggccTAGTTAACTGCGAGacgtgtttttgaccattatctaaTTATgactaaaaataattttgttagaGCTTTCTTCTTTTTCAGGTGGAGAGAATTCCATTCAGTTATCAAATCAAAAACTTTGAAAACACATTGGTGAGTTTGGTAAAAAATTTGAGTGCATCAGTTGTGAAAGAGGCAATCCCCAAGTGTATGTTCTATGTGGGGATGGGCAGCAATGACTACCTCAATAATTATATTATG is drawn from Lycium barbarum isolate Lr01 chromosome 8, ASM1917538v2, whole genome shotgun sequence and contains these coding sequences:
- the LOC132606231 gene encoding GDSL esterase/lipase At1g71691-like; protein product: MSKLRFSWFCMMFFLLTSLVLVKGDYEYDYDDSFAPGDNEAPAPAPAPAPSSGGGEKRALVPALFAFGDSLIDSGNNNKLFTFAKANYFPYGIDFGGPTGRFSNGYTILDQIADLLGLPLLPPYSEPFNVDKMRYGVNYASAAAGILDITGFHFVERIPFSYQIKNFENTLVSLVKNLSASVVKEAIPKCMFYVGMGSNDYLNNYIMPAYFSQDQYSPQKFAELLIHQYKTQLTKLYALGARKIIISGIGQMGCIPSMLAESTDGQCSDLVNKMVHPFNAKLKTMVMKLNKDLSGAHFIYLDMENMFMDIINNHKSYGFSVIDRGCCGLGKNKGEVTCLPFQTPCPNRNEYLFWDAYHPTSAVNLLLGSMAFYGGPNFTYPINIEQLAGLSD